One Loxodonta africana isolate mLoxAfr1 chromosome 6, mLoxAfr1.hap2, whole genome shotgun sequence DNA window includes the following coding sequences:
- the LOC100660521 gene encoding olfactory receptor 6B2, with protein MKGENVTKVSTFILVGFPSAPGMQYVFFLIFLLTYLFVLVENLAIIFTVWSSTSLHRPMYYFLSSMSSLEIWYVSDIIPKMLDGSLLQRKRISFVGCMTQLYFFSSLVCTECVLLASMAYDRYVAICHPLRYQVIMTTGLCVQLVAFSFVSGFTISMIKVYFISSATFCGSSVLNHFFCDISPILKLACTGFSTAELVDFILAFIILVFPLVATALSYGHITLAVLRIPSATGRWKAFSTCASHLTVVTIFYMAMIFIYVRPQAIDSRSSNKLISAVYTVLTPIINPLIYCLRNMEFKDALKKASGFGHAPS; from the coding sequence ATGAAGGGAGAGAACGTGACCAAGGTCAGCACCTTCATTCTGGTGGGCTTCCCCTCGGCCCCTGGTATGCAGTATGTGTTCTTCCTCATCTTCCTGCTCACGTATCTTTTTGTCCTGGTGGAGAATCTGGCCATCATCTTCACCGTCTGGAGCAGCACCTCCCTCCATAGGCCCATGTACTACTTTCTGAGCTCCATGTCTTCTTTGGAGATTTGGTACGTGTCGGACATCATCCCCAAGATGTTGGATGGCTCCCTCCTTCAGAGGAAGCGCATCTCCTTCGTGGGATGCATGACTCAGCTCTACTTCTTCAGCTCCCTGGTTTGCACAGAGTGTGTGCTTCTGGCCtccatggcctatgaccgatatgtggccatctgccaccCCCTGCGCTACCAAGTCATCATGACCACAGGGCTCTGTGTCCAGCTGGTGGCCTTCTCCTTTGTGAGTGGCTTCACCATCTCCATGATAAAGGTCTACTTTATATCCAGTGCTACATTCTGTGGCTCCAGTGTCTtgaaccactttttctgtgacatTTCTCCCATCCTCAAACTAGCCTGCACAGGCTTCTCGACTGCAGAGCTGGTGGACTTCATTCTGGCCTTCATCATCCTGGTGTTCCCACTGGTGGCCACAGCGCTCTCCTATGGACACATCACCCTGGCTGTCCTGCGCATCCCTTCAGCCACCGGCCGTTggaaggccttctccacctgtgcctcccacctcacTGTAGTCACCATCTTCTACATGGCCATGATCTTCATCTATGTCCGACCCCAGGCCATTGATTCCCGGAGCTCCAATAAACTCATCTCTGCTGTTTACACTGTTCTCACTCCGATAATAAACCCTTTGATCTACTGTCTGCGGAACATGGAGTTTAAGGATGCTTTGAAGAAGGCTTCAGGCTTTGGTCATGCTCCATCATAG